The following nucleotide sequence is from Xiphophorus maculatus strain JP 163 A chromosome 22, X_maculatus-5.0-male, whole genome shotgun sequence.
GAGATCAAGCGGCACCAGCTCACTCGATCCATCAGCGAGATCCAGCCGCCTCACCTGTTCCCACAGGCTCCACAGGAGATCACCCACTGCCACGACGAGGATGacgacgaggaggaggaagaggaggaggaggagtgaaaGGAAGCAGATAGTCGATTGTTCAAAGCGTAACGTTTTTGTCTAACTTTCAAGCGGCTGATTGGATATTAAGCTTTAGAAAATCACGTCCAGGTTTGCTGGTTTGACCAGGATCATGAAGCCAGTTTGGATCTAGTTGTTCTTAACAAAGGATTCAGGCATgaacggtgtgtgtgtgtttgcatgtgtgtgtgtgtgtgtgtgtgtcggggggTCCTGCTGGTTTCTGCCCAGCCGTCAGCTTCTCCACTCAGTCGGAGCTCTTTTGCTTACTGCcattttgctcttttgtttttgttttgttttcctgcagctttaTGCACAAGACTGTCAGTCTGTACATGAAGGCAAAGAAGAAGCTTTAAACTATGTGCTCATTTAAATATGTGGCAGATTTACAAATTGTATTATGTAAAAGGCAGACCAATCAACCACACCATTAAAACCATCGCAACTGCTGGACTGTCATATAAGTGCTGGTGATGGACATCTTTATCAGTCTGAGGGTTTTCATCTCGTGGGCGGTTAgtgtaacaaaacatttgtgtaaaaacataaaaaaacaaaaactttatgtACTCGTAAAAGCTCCAGGCAGAGACCTGAGCAGCTTTGAGCCAGTTGTTAAATGGTTGAACGGCAGAACATGTTACCAGCTCCCACTTCCTcacaagctgctgctgttacCACATCTCAAACCACGTCAGATGGTCAGGATGTGGTCAGATTGTGCAGCTGTAGAGAGAAGCCTGTAAACATCGTCAACTAATTCTGCAGAGGTACTGTGGGTTTTGCTGGATGGACTGATTCAATATTCTAGCTTAGACCAACTTTAACAAGTTGGTCTAAATACCCCTTCAGTTAACCAAAGATTTACTCGTCAGAATAATCTGAATCTTGTGGGTCAAATTTCAGTTTCCCTTTTTTGACTGATTTGAGTCTGTTCCTCATCTAGATCCACGGTACGACAAGAACACAGACCAGCCTTCAGaggtggtttttttgttttgttttttgtcttcctgCTGTGAGAAGTTATTAGAAGAAGAGAGACCACAGCGTTCCTTCCTCTAACTTTCTTCATGTACACCTGCCTGTTTAGAAAATGGCTCACATTGAGTCTTTTTCCCTCAGCAACAAAGTTCAgtagcactttatttgacaggatGTGCATAAGGCTGACATAACATCTGTAATGAACATGAATGTCTTTATGAAtgtatgactgttgtcatgaagcgtcatttggtaaataatgacacttttaatgcaaagttgctctaaaggttgcattaaaagtccattaaaagtgccaactttgcattattttgtaaatagtGACACTTCagtgcaaagttggcacttttaatggacttttaatgcaacttttagagcgactttgcattaaaagtgtcattatttactgaatgacacttcatgacaacagtcataaacactattaataaagactccttcatgttcataacagatgTTACGTCGTGTCTATAACAGTGTCATGTCAGccttatgcacaccccgtcaaataaagtgttcatACTCATTGTGTTATCATCCTGATTTTGTTGTTCTACTCCTAGCCGACATGATGGGTTTACTTgttgtaaaaatctttttttaaacaatctcACATCATCTCTGTTGTCTGCGTGATTTAAGCATTTGGATTTGTTTCGCTTAAAAATCCAATCTTTATGggaatttgatttttttgttgttgttattgttccctgtgtaaaaatattgaattgtaGTCCGAATTTTTGGATATTAGACTGTAAAACAAAGAATAGGAAATCCTGCAGCCATGAACAGCTGAGCTGATGTGACAATTTAGCTATTAATTATTTTGGCCAGTAGAGGCCAAATTAACTCCTACACATCAGAGCATTTGCTCCTTCAGTCAGGAGGATTACATGAACTGACGACCTGTGATTCATGTCATTCTGAATCCTCCTGTTGAATCACACAGTAACACAACATAACCCTGCATTTGTGCTATAATAGACATGTTTGCGTCGATGTTGATTTTCCTTATGTTGGACTTGACCCGCCGCTGGACTTGATACTGTTAATGGGCGAACAGGGTGGACGTCTTGCAGTCTCTTGTCCCAAAAGAGCCGTTTTCTGTAACAAAGTGTCTCTGTGGGCACCAGTGTCGTCACTGATGCCGCCGCGGCTGCAGACGCGTTTCACGTGCTGGAATGTTCCGTTGATTGAAGTTCACGAAACACACCGCAGGACAAGGATTCAGAGTTTCAGCTTTGCTTTTATGTTACCGAGCTGCTGGGAAACGACTTCTTCGATATTCATCCAAAAGCCAAATTTAGCCAAATCGACGTTTGGTTGATAAGAGCCTGCAGCCCTTCACACTTCAtgcatgctttttatttttgtttttgctgtgccGTATTCGTTGACATTGTTTCagtgttgaaatattttaataaagattcTTGCTATAATAAAATGTGTGGATTGTATTTAAACTGATTTGTTTAAgatcatttaaattaatgaaaatatgatttatttctgtAGGCAGCTCCATTAGTAAGtgacagatgaaaaaaaaaaaaactaattgttGTTAAATCTTAGTGAAACCACAGCATTTATTATTAGGTTATCGCATCATGTAAAGCATTTTCAGCTGCATTGCTGCTGaaagtgtgattaaaaaaaaaaaattcaatacaCAAATGCGGGGTTAATGAAAAGGATGGCAGATTTTGAAAATGGTCCGTCATCAGAAAGCAGATTCTAATTGGATAAATGTGAATGTAGCACAAAAATCAGGGTTCGGTATGTTGCTCAGATTTAGGCAGAGTCCacaatgttttcagaaacaaatttattttagtcgtttgtttattttggtggAGTTTTTACTATTTACATGGTGAAACGTAGAGCTGCGCTAACATAGACTAACATTCTGTACTGCTTCTCTTGTGTTCTGTACGATGACATTGCGTGCGTTTTTTTTGACACGCAACTTATGATTAAAGTTCACATTGTTTCCTGATATAGCCATGTCCAAATACAATCTCTGTTTATGAACATGACCGAGTTAATAATGCAATTCTTGaagtggcttgcaaaagtatttgtaccCGCTGAATTTCTCCATCTTTTGTCACGTTACACCCACAAACCGTtgtgtgaaagaccaacacaaagtggggtgcaattgtgaagtggaaagaaaatacatgattctaataaatatctttttacaaatgaaaaaaactcaaagtgtGTTGCAAATTTAGTCCTTGAATTACTTTCTGAATACCATGAGTGGAACTTTCGTCTGAGGAAAGTTTTAACGAGGTACTTTTTACTGTTATTTGAGCAACAGTTTGCATTGCTAACTTTACATGtatttcagtcaaattttatttgtatttttactggAGTATATTGTTTTGTACTCCTTTCACCTCTGGGCATGaagcagcatttatgctaaaagAATACTAATTACTGAATTTTGAGTAAAAGTGAGGAATGTAAAATGTTCCTCACTGATCCTGCAATACAAACGGGGGTTGGAGCTCGAAACAATGAAATGCAACCCAGTTTTCTTTCAGAGAAAATCAGACACTTAACTTCTGCATCAGCCGTACGGCATGACACCGGGGGGAAGGGGTGCATACTGCCACTACTAtggaacatccatccatccattatccaacaCGTGTGGGGTCATGACAAGACCcaagggttgctggtgcctccAGTGGGGGTGAGGGGTTGTACACACTTAGACAGGtagccagtccatcacagggcaacacaagAGAAAAACAGGACAAACCAATCACGcacacacagactcacactTAAAGAGAATTTACAGGGACCAGTTAACCTAGAAGtcgtgtttttggactgtgggaggaagctggagtatcCATCAATGCACAggcaaaatatgcaaatttcaTGCAGAAAGATGGCAGGCTGGGATCTGACCACTGTGCAGTCCCACAATGgaacaaacagcattaaaaacaacacaaaaaaacaactaatgttGTATGGAAATGGCAGAATTCACAAGCTCTCATTGAACTAGCCTTTACAGGTTCCTCATGTGCTGTTTAACCTCGTCGGCGTAATTCTGCGTTCATCTTCACACCAAACCGCCAGCGACTGCTCTCTGATTAAAAGCTCTTTGGCAGGAGACGTTTGTGAACGCTGAAGGACTCTGTACTCTCTGGATGTCATCACCAGCAGCACCAAACCCTGATTCCAGACTTGTGAGAACACGTGAGGCTCGGCGAAACGGGCCGAAGAGCGCTTTCAGGGCTGCTGTCAGGGTCGATCTGCCGTTTGGCCTTCAGGCTGCTGATAAAATTGTTCATCACCGTCACGTGCTGAAATGAAAGGTCACGGACATTTTCTCAGCTCGTCGGACCCATAAAGAAATATTCTCTGGATTACTGTGGTTCCGCCTTCATAATAATTCTGAGAAATATTACCTTACAAACTATTGCATTCTCTTGAAATTTTGAACCGTgccaaatgacattttttattgccTTTAAAATGCTGAATGTGGCCTGCCACATCTTTAATCGGTGAGGTCAGGACTTTGGCCTTCAATACAACTTTGTAGCCATTTCTGGTATAAAAGTGAGAACCAAAACGATGAGCGCAGCAAACAGAACGTGTTACAACGCCTTGACGAAGTTCCACAGCCCCTGGATCTTACAGGACAACCGAATGATCAGTTCCTGTGTTTGCATAAGATGCTGTAGGTGTTTTTCCTAATCTTACCGTACAATGAGATTCATTCTAACCTCTGCAATCTTTAGCTTAAGTCGCAAACGTCAAGAGATTCCTAGCAGGATAGATACAGTTTCCGTCAGCTTATTTTCCTTCCTTCAGTTTCTTTGTGAACTCACAAAGACTGAATGATGCAACTGAACCAAAAGTTGCTCAACAGTTTTAGTTTAAGGGTGTGCAAATGGACTATGATGGACCGGCAACCTGTCCatggtgaccccgcctctcgcccattgaccgctggagatagacaccagcaccccttgTGACCCcattatggatggatggatttatggaGCCGGGTTTTTGCATTTCTCTCACCTTGTCCGGTAATAAAAGaatataaatgtcacattatgcGTGAATAAAGTACTCTCTACTTTTAATAGGGGTGTTGAGACTTTTCGGAGCCAGTGTACGTCTTACCTACATTTAACATTTGAGGTTTTCCTCAGTATTGAGACTAAACCAAAACTAAATCCAGTTGCCAAACTTAAACACTCATAACTCTGTTCAGTCATCTGTTCCCACCCAGCTCTCAGCAGTGAGGACTTTGTTATTCATCAAAGataaaattcttttaaaaataaaactactggCACCCTCAAAACGTGATCGATTCATCCTCAATGTAACCGTGGAAACTGACTTATGTGTGGACCTTTTTGAGTCAGCTGCACTTTCCGagtgatcaaaaatatttgcttcatCTAAACCACATgcgtcaaactcaaggcctgggggccaaatcGCCGtggctttttatgtggccctctagactctacATTACATCAACAAGTCCCTGGTTTTCCACAAATCTgcaaaagttgcaaaaaaaaagaaaaatcaacagaaccctacattttttttttttctgattttacagcaattttttctcaaaactggTTAAAAACGTTGAGcttttaaccaaaaactcaactgctgcctcagccttacttgatgccAAGTTGTAGTCCATGATCGATGAGGCGAttgataaaaagtcacatttagtGTCATACATTAGAGtgaaattccttacaaatatttctaaattggcaccacaaaatctgtgattttgattgcaaaaaaaataaaaaaatcacaaaatcctggatggaTCAgcgtgaaaagatgttcaatattatttaatcttaAGAAAAACttactgaatgctgaaacaaacatctgtttattgatatttcaacagtttaattggtttcATCCacacattctggcacaaccggccctttaagaacggtcagatttttgatttggcccaaaatgaaaccGAGTTCAACACGCCTGATCTAAACCTTCAAATTGAATGTTGCACCCAATCCCCATctaccttcttcttcttttacttaACGCTCCAATTTGcgttatttgtgttattttaactgACGCAGCCAATCCAGCTACATGTCATTCTCTTGAGGCTGTGATTCCTTCCTGGAGGAGGGCATAGGGTTGAAATAAAGCTACCATCAGCTAATCATCCTCCCTCTCCTCttgaactttttacttttcactaACGTAgaacttttcagctttttcatttctgttttgtgtctctgctctgtcttctcaaaccaCCAGTCAGTTGTGGCAAATGGCGTCTCGTAGTGAGCCAGGTTCCTCTGGAGGTTtattcctgttaaaggggagggttgtttttttttttttctttctctccaccgtcgctacatgcatgctgTAGAAGTCAATGACACTGTCTGCTCCCCCCAGAAGACCAGGGGTGAATtctgcaagtcaatgactccATCCAACCTGCTGGGATTGAATTAGTCCAATAAGGGACTGATCTTGATGCACTATTTGACAGGATTTGACTAGGATCAAAATTTGACTAggatcaaaattacattttatataaagtGCCTCCAGATAACGTGTGTTGTAAATTGGCGCAATATAAAATAAACGGAACTGAATCAAAATCTGTGTTAAGACGCCAGTGGCATCCTGAAGAGCTGCTTTCTTAACCCTCTGGAGCGATTAACCCCGTCCTTCTCATCCACTGAATGAAGCCCCACAAAAACACTTTAgactttttcaatttaaaaagtcaaacacaCTTCGCATGTAACCAGTCCAGCTGTGCAATTCATCCAAAACAGCCAACTTAATTTCACTGATCAAACATGAATGTGACACACAAGAGCCGGTGACAGAGCCCACTGTCTGCACTACAGCAGCAAACGCTGAGGTGATGACTGCACCGTCCCacaggccagcagggggcctCAGGAAGCACCGTTACATTAACCTCCTGTGATGACGCCTTGTCGTCATGCTGCATCACTTCAGCAGATGCGTCAGCTGGTCCTGCAGGTTCTTTGAGTGCTCcacactgagggacagaggaCAGTGAGACGCCGTGGCTTCGTTGTTGTGTCTTTACTCTGAGATACGGAGTGCAGCCTAAACAACGCTGGCATGCTGAGACTTACTTCTTCTGGATGGCCTCCTGTCTGAGAGGGGAGACACACAGGCTTTAACTATGCTTTCCTCCACAGCACAGTCTAAAGTGAAGCAGTTGAGTGATACTTACTGGTACTGTAGATGAGTTGTTATGATGGACATTTTTCTCAGACTCTGGAGGACAGACAACACGAACAGGACAACAGCGGTCTCTAGTTAGCTCAGAGAAGAATCACAAACAGGAACacggtttcccccagaaaacttgctaagcctggtgatTGGGGCGCTacggcagtcattcatccagcggcccgtcgtgtttttgagttaaaaaatgtttaaagttgacgggaaatttgaaaatatcacttgataattatgtgttattgaaagattgggagattaacacctgaacaccaactataaagtcttacaaaaatgatttaaaaaatgtaaaaacttaaattaataagcaatgctaagcctggtggcccgccaggttTATGgcacactgggggaaaccctaaGGAAGAATGATCACTTACATCTTCAGAGTGCAGAATTGCATCCTCTTGGATCACCATGTTCCTGGCTGCTTGGCCAAGAAGCTGAAAGACACCAATATTGAAGAcattattgacaaaaaaaaaataattccttcatttcaGTAACACAAACATTACATCCCACTTTGGGTGATCAATTCAACCCAAACGGGGAAATAGTTCTTCACTGCTTAGCAGGTCAGTCTCACAGCTGCACTCTTCAAAGCCAGGCTTTTGCTACATTTGCAGAACGTGGCTCGCCGTTGTTTTGCTGGAACACGTAGGGATGTCACTGAAAGAGACGTTGCTCGGACGGCAGCACATGTGGTGCCTTCACAGATGTGCAAGCTCCCCATAACATCACATGAAGCCAGGTCCCAAAATAAACGTGCAGGTCTCAAGTCAAGtccaaattatttattaaacggtataaaaatgtattttgtgacCAAGCAGGAATAAATATGCCTGATTTTAACTGAATCTAGAAAGGTGCAAGtgacattttgaacaaaacagaTGATTCTCTGACATATTAAGAAAACTTGCTCGACTCCCGTGCGCTCGACGCAAACCTCTAAAAGTTCAATTAATAGCACCAAGGCACTTCATATTTGTGCGCAGTGAACAAGATGTTTGCACATATATATCTTTGAGACAAAGGAATGTTGTGTGGcatatgattttatttcacacaaatgCTCAAAACATGTTCAGGCAAACACTTCACTATGTGCCTGCACTTCAACTTGATAAAGTAGAACAGAAATATTATGGGGGAATTTTGAAGGACCTCCATTTCTTCCACagactgtcacaacataatgacagttttaaccattatgtaaaaaaaaaaaccaacata
It contains:
- the borcs7 gene encoding BLOC-1-related complex subunit 7 — its product is MASADSQPRFGQSVKGLLSDKVGSCSGDVIALTRQVLKGSRSQELLGQAARNMVIQEDAILHSEDSLRKMSIITTHLQYQQEAIQKNVEHSKNLQDQLTHLLK